Sequence from the Carassius gibelio isolate Cgi1373 ecotype wild population from Czech Republic chromosome A7, carGib1.2-hapl.c, whole genome shotgun sequence genome:
cacaattttttttctgttgcactcTGAATATTTCTCACTCATTTTGTGTGTAATTTGTGAATCATTGGCACTGTTTTTGCACTGTTTTGTTGAAGACAATTTGtgcaatttaataaattaagttgtttttatgcatttaaataattacacatgctaaaaaataaaacatatggtgaagaaaaaataaaacatttcatagggccctaaacatgtaatttttgttaaaccattaataaattgctgtgaaaatgtataagtgttatgatttaaattatGCTTTTGCTTTTTGCTTTTGATGAATACAAtaccattaaaaaggagttgagaagaaataaaacagaaaaaatggaatccagaaaaatttaacggaaaatggaatttggaaaaataaaacggattttatagggccctaaaaaaagtaaagtaaagtaataagtaatgaagttacttttcaaatgcagtaactagtaaagtaatctcattacaatttacagaagtaactagtaactattaaatttttgagtaactaccccaacactgGCAGTATCTGACATAATGATCTGCGAATGAAACCGTGACCACAAACACCATTAACTTATGTGAATTATATAATCAGCAATATGCTTTCACACAAATAActtcctttttttaatgtgtacatgcaatgtgtgacacgcatctacaaagctagtggccaaaaccacttttcttacaaagataaaacttgaagtgcaggataaaactcttgctgtctgttgacgtgcaataaatattgaaagttatgtattttaatttatttataatttcaactgacttgtgaaaactgctaaaaaaataaataatttgacaacttttttttttttttacagtaacgcaaatagttactttccctggtaacgagttacttttattatagagtacttcagttactaactcagttactttttggaacaagtagtgagtaactataactaattacttttttaaagtaacgttcccaacagtggcgTTGACACAAATGACTTATTTGAAATTTTAACTTGATAAAACATTGCactgaattgtaaaaaaaaaaaaaaaaaaaaaaaaaggcgttgAGACGTTATTGCTTGATGAAGTCACGAACCGATGAAACTGCTTTTTGATCCGATTCAATGAGCCAATCTGTCCAAAAAGAACCAGTTTGCGGAAACGAATCGGACTTTGCATCACTGATGAGGATCACAGGCCTGAAGACATTATGAGAACAGAGATGACTATAAAAACTGACAAAAGGAACTCAAATCAGGAAACACTATGGCTACATCCGAAAACTGGGATCCGAAAAAGGCAGTTGATTTGCTGCTGTTGCAATAACTTTGCAGACAGCGTTTTTGCACAAAagcacctcatgaaactgataTTGGACAGACTTCTGAGGCAGAATAATGGTTTAATGATGTACAACAAAATAGAACAAGTTTTTGTGataactaaactaatatttaattactataatacttATTGCTTCTTAGAAGTTacatcaaaagtgcaaaaagttaagcagttaaatacaattatatacaaaCTGACTACCAAACAAAACTTTCAGACAccatgtttttgttagtttttttttttttactcaaccaTCACGGAATTGAacacacaggattgtgggatatcaaaggcagcgaggCCTACATCTTTACTGTCTTCAAAATTCGATCAATAGGTACCGCCGGAGCAGGAAGTAAAGCAGAATTTGTATCCGCACGTGCATTGATGGCTTCCTCTTTTGGAATGCTGCATCTGAAGGCATTTAGAGTTTTCGGATGCCGTCTGTTGTGATGACAAGACACACCTGGGATCAATGGAAATTAAACGAGGAACACCTGGGAATCAAATTAACACAAACAATATGTGAAACGGAAACTGGGTCACGGAGCAGATGTGGAGCAAGCACACACAAAACAAGGACAGAGTCTGACAATATGAGACAAACGGTTTTATTTTTCTACATATTTTAGATGATTTTATATTAGAGTTAAACATTTGCAGCATAACTGAAAATCAAGGCACTGACGTGTTTTATTTTCTAGCTATAAGAAACTTAagaatattgcattaaaaaaggTAATACATTCCACAGAAGGAAGGCCATCTGCAGTTAGTAACATGCAAATGATCACAGTTTATTTTGTGGTAAACTATtgcttaaacatgtttaaaagaagGTTTGTGAGATTATATTTTGTGTGGGAAAAGATCCTAATGGtgatttcataagacataataaTGCCACTGATCTTCTCTTTAAAGTGCATAATGGTATAAAAATGGTTAATATCCCAGACAGCAACACAGAGTTGGGCTAAATCCAGCCCAGATGTGGGTCGGCTCTCGGCCAACATTATGTTGCTGTCTGCGACACTTCTGCAGAAGTTTCCATATCAAATGCTCTTCTCTTTATTTGCAAGTCATAGTAgcatattgtatttaaatgcacATTAGCTGTAACTTGTCACAAGGTTTTTTGATCAACTCACTTAATTTTCTGCCAGATTTATCGTTTCTGAAAACATAATTCACTCAGCAGGTGTGCTTCTCTTGTGTGGTGTAGCAAGACTGCTGAACAAATTATTGcaccatttttaattttaattttataaaatgcaacctttttattgAGCATATGGTATAGGACAACTAAATAAATTGGACTACTATAATAAGTTTTAAAAGGGAGGGGAAATGCTTCCTTTTGTTTCTGGCATCTGTTGGCATCTGTACAGTAAACAGTATTTTGTTGCAAGTTCTAAAATATCGGTAAACAAGGTGCAATGGTGGTGAAACAATTTCCACTCAAGAAATTTCCACTCATTTTCACAAGTGATTACAAAGGAACAGCAAGTAAAAGCAGCTGGTGGAAGCACAAAATATTCACTGCTACATTTAATACTGACCCACTCCTTGTGTAACCCATTATTCTGTTCCTATTTATCTAAAATTCTTGTGAAACTTGTTCTGTTTGTGCCCCAGCTGAGTAACATTTTAATCCAAATATTTACAAGTTAAGACATTTTCTGTAGATAAAAGGAGCTGAATGTGATACCCTCATTTATTTTCAGCTCTCTGGGAAATTCCTGTCCCGATTGAGGTTTGTGAATGTGACACTATGAGAAGTACAACAGGCTGTTCAAACAATTACACACATCCAAAGTTTATTGCCTCTTATAAGCTCTAGAGACTTAAAAGACATCTTAATTTTCAACCACTGTTGTCTCAGAAGTTTAAAATTCTGAGGAAGAGATGAATAGCAATCACAAAAAAGTCAGCAGCTGTGAATAGTTAGCGAATTAAGGTGCAGCTCAGGCCATTACATTTGGGAAGAGTTGGAAGATAAGTGTTTGAGATCTCGGGCGTTTGATTGCAAACTGAACTCCTGGTAAATCTGAGCCCAGTTTGGTAGATTGATGAGATCTATATGAATATCATACATTATACGTTTTTTATTAGATTCAtgttgcatttgaaatttttgcTATTAAAGAAATCTTCCAACTGTGGTAACCAGTCAAATGAAAATCATGCACTTGAGGTATCATTTTTTGGTTAAAACAGTCTGTAAGGGGATTTTAAACGTGGGAACCGGCCGAACATGAGATGCATCCATATGACACACTGCTGATGAACATGTGAACAGATCCAAACCACATATTTACACACAAGCCTTCACACGCACAagaagagacacaaacacacacagaacaataAGGGAAGTGAAATAAAATCACTACTTCAGAGGTCACGAGCCCTTTGAAATCATAATATATAAGGTTATGCAGCAGCTCAACTAACAGCATCTGATCTTCAGAGTTTGTACACAGAAATCCACTGCAGAAACTTCAAAAATCATGAACGCTTTCCTGATGTTAACCATTATTGGCGTCAGCATCATTCTGTCTGATGGTAAGCTTCATCTTCACTATATGTGCGTTATATTTAGCTTACATTTCTAGTAATTAGCTGGTTTGTTGATGGTTTACCAgggtgaaatatatttaaaaaatattttaaacagtgcatatatttttaaagcagCCATATATAGTAAATACATCACCATCtagaaacattttgaaaattacaCCATAAAGAAGCCttgcagacatggggacttgtgacttggtgacttggactcgagtcgactcgagtcgctatttttaggacttgagacttgactcggacttggaagttaaagactcgggacttgacttgacttgagacacgatgacttgaatgacttgagtgttaatcacatcatgttttcattttgaatataaaatatataaattattttttaaaataaagttgatactcagctggagcgcaggctgagaatagcgtcgtgactggatcaggacagtatcatcagtcatgccctctctaccttacacacaccacgcccacttaaatcagatatcacatcacatcaacatgtcagcctgagaggtaccgagggtcatcgcttttgtcttcaatagttcgcgactaaaaacgcgtggaaaacgctagtcgcgccgctttctccttctttccaaagcgctcgggcagaagtgctcctggggcgtctgtcgttgctaagcatccatgacacgctctctctcaatgaaaacgcggaaatttcagcaaaggataaatggatttgcagcactaaaaatcgctcgcagtagctctgctactaaattcatttcaaaatgacaatccatatacagctatgatcagctgttccttcatcttaaatgagctttcaacgttgatacgagaaaggatgaagctgattggttagttattgtcacatgacctgcggtgcgcttgcggcattctgaaaagtttagatgttgagcgcgttgcttccattatgagcgcgcataccgcgcgcctacattggaaataacgaacttgcgcgcacagaagacgtgatgtgaacagcccctaatgatccgctagcaggccgtcaaaaaaacgtattccaggggcggcgctagggttgggctaagggggcataagccccgaatattttgttaccttgtctttctcatagagcaaaacaattaatcagaaaaactaatgtagctgccgcgattacccaatcatgacaagtgcatattacatacatatatatatatacatatacataaacatataaatatacatatacatatacatatacatatacatatatatatatatagagagagagagagagagagagtgcagaatataaattttcagttgtttcatacttttttgttatgtacagtacagaccaaaagtttggacacaccttctcattcaaagagttttctttattttcatgactattgactattgtagagtcacactgaaggtatcaagggctatttgagcaagaaggagagtgatggggtgctggcctccacagtcaccggacctgaacccaatccagatggtttaggggtgagctggaccgcagacagaaggaaaaagggccaacaagtgctaagcatctctctgggaactccttcaagactgttggaagaccatttcaggtgactacctcttgaagctcatcaagagaaagccaagagtgtgcaaagcagtaatcaaagcagaaggtggctactttgaagaaccaagaatattacatattttcggttgtttcacacttttttgttatgtatataattccacatgtgttaattcatagttttgatgccttcagtgtgactctacaattttcatagtcatgaaaataaagaaaactctttcaatgagaaggtgtgtccaaacttttggtctgtactgtacataacaaaaaagtatgaaacaactgaaaatacgtcatatttatattctatactctgagagagagagtgtgagagagagagagagagagagagagagagagaggagaaatgtaacagtttaatgttgtatgtaaactgtgtttgagagagagagagagagagaggtgttcagagaggagtctgttggatgtttagttttatggactcaatgttgaaaatgtaaaacatttcaaacactgttggcagaagtgaaaaataaataattttaggaagttacaattttgtttgattccatgatgtattttactgaacatgagtatttacaatgcaaatccaaattattttaatttactgacagttacttatatcttgtcttttaactttattaagatcagattctgcaggtaaaataacaatattaaggtgacttgacttggacttgacttgacatagcttgtgacttgacttgacttgacttgcccaagaaaaaaatacttgggacttacttgagacttgaaggttaagacttgagacttacttgagacttgcacatgtgtgacttggtcccatctctgaaGCCTTGTTCCctgaaatcatgtgactttggAAGTTTAGGTGTTCATGCCATGTCGTTATTACAGTGATTACGAGATACCAACTGAAAAGCATTCATGTCCTGGCAGAACTCGTAATTACAACTTGTGAACTGTGAGTTTTCTGAGAGCTAAAGCTTGTACCACCTGACCACCTCAGATTCAATAGGAGCTAGGGATTGATAGCGCAGAGGTGTGAACAGCTACAAGTAACTCGAAACCACAGTGACATGGTGTGAATGAAGCATGCACGGtcaaaattgaaattgaaattagtctttttaagtttatttacatGGCAGTTGTATTCTAAATGTGGCCGGTGACTCTCATCTGAGTGCCTGTGTACACCATCTAGAATTCAGCATCTTCCACAGAACCGTGATGACCTTACATAGAACACATTTCCTCAAAACCGATGCACGCTACTATTTTACAAACCCCTTTTTGCACAAGTGATTAGATCACATGTCCGTTCACAAACCCCTGTTGCACAAGTGATTAAATCACATGTTAGTTTACAGTTGTGTAACACACTTTCACTGCTTGCTAACGGTCGTGTCGTTCCTCCCTCAGCCGTGCAGCCTCTGGGTGCGGGTTACAACAGCCGATGCGTGTGTCTCAAACTGGAGTCACGTATCATCCCGCAACAGAACCTGCGACGCGTCGAGATCCTGCCCAGAGGCCCGCACTGCAAGACTACTGAGGTTATGTAAGGCTGTTTCCTCAAACCAGTCACGTGTCTTTCTTAAGTATTTTGATTGTACTTTTAGCAACCAGGAATTCTGGGCACTGTGCACTGAATTTGCTTTGAGGCCTCCTCGAAATGACATTATGGTATCCCGTTTATGAGACCAGATGTTGTAAATGTGAATGTCTGAGAATGAGTTTTGCAGTGTTAGGCTATAATATGTCTTACAACAAAACTTAGCAAGCATGAATTCCGCCAGTTGATCATAATTtacatacagtaaacacacaccctGAGGTtctaataaaacatttgtattttgaAGCAAAACCCTAAAAGCACTGCcgagattataataatttaaaataactgctttctgtgtgaatgtaaaaatgtaatctattcctgtgatcaaagctgtattttcagcatcgttcctccagtcttcagtgtcacatgatcttcagaaatcattctgatgtgctgatttgctgctcaagacacatttctgattattattaatgtgaaaacagttgtgctgcttcatatatatttttacaggattctttgatgaatagaaggttcaaaagaacaacattttttaaaagagaattttttttcaacagtatcttctacataaattatattttgtatctTTTCAGTGCTGGTTTGTCGAGTGGAGAGAGGATCTGTCTGAACCCCAGGACACCATGGGTTAAAAAACTCATTCAGTTCATTGAGAGAAAGGAGCGTGTGATCAAGAAAGTTTAGATGACACTGATGTTGTAACTTCTATTTCTTTAATTCTCACTACTCACAAGACTCATTTGAAGAGTTTTTAACACTTGTATGCTACTTTTGTCATCACTGACATATTTTTGGTTCCTGTTAAATATTGTCTTTTTATCTTGAGCCTCTCATTTTGACTGATACGTGTTTGTCCTGACAATTACTTCAAGATGAACCAAAATGATGTGTATGCTATACACTACAATTACTGTCTTGTacattgattttcattttacaCTGATACAATCAAAGTTTTTGGTATAGCTTGGAGCTGGAATGTATGGATgatgttttataataaatcatttcTTCAATAACATCAGTTCTGTTCACTTAACATTAAACGGCTAAGTACAATTTTTTCAAGAAATCATTTTCAACACGAGTTGTTCTTGCATTCTGCATTTCACATTGTGGTTTCAGTCCAGATGGTTTAGAAGTGGTTAAACAACCATACGTTTAAATGAGAGCTTTATGCGACCACTTCAGTCTATCGCGAACATCATTCATTATACAAAAAGTTTTTATTGAGAACATGTGTGAGAATTACGACAGTCTGTTTTCTAAAGAAATCGACCTGCTCTCTTGGGATTTTACTTATCACATTAAAATCTCATGCCTCTGAGAATGAACCTCCATATGAAAACCAAAGATTACTCACAACAGGCTCATTTCTTATCTGTACATTGTGCAGGAAATTTGTGAGTCACAAAATGCTAACCGTTTGATTGCATTTGAATGTGAAGATAAAAGATAATTCAGGACAAATGAGTATTTCCAGACTTTATCCTGCAAAAAACTGCCACAGCTCCCCATTCACAAAAACCCATTCATTAAAACAAGATATGCCTTTGTCaacattgtttgttttatgtctaCATCAGTTAATTATACCATAGACAATAAGACAGACAGATATTGTTGGCAAGATAACCTCGTCTAGCCGGATGAGCCGAAAATATTCacacccctttaaaataatcgcATTTTGTTTCTTTGCATCCTGAAATGAAGTAGGACACAGTTTCTGTTTTATCCTAGGGGGTTACCCAGGCACAAGTCTGGACATCAATGCATTGAATAGTGAAGTTGATTATtggaaggtatttggtacaacacagaccctctCTGGATCAGGACACACAAGTCAGTCTGGTCAGAGAGGCGACCAAGAGgactacagcaactctgaagcagttacAGGAATTAATCACAAAGAGTAGTCATTCTGTGCATGTGATATCATCACagattctccacaaatgtggcttgtataggagggttgcaagaaaaaatgCCCCTCCTCAAGAAATGCCACATCAAGTCAGACTGAGCTTTACCAAAACATACCTTAAATATCCTAAGGGAAATgagattaaaattgtattatctgGCCTCAGAAATCAGAAATCCTACACAGCTCACCATCCCAGTAACAACATTCCTCCAGTAATGCATGGAGGTGCTAATATCCTGTTTCGCTGGAGGACTTGTCACGATAGAAGAAAACATGGACAGGGCAATACACagtcaaattcttgaggaaaatatgctaccctctgccagaaagttggGAAGTCAAtccaatccgagcagctgagtccttcaAGAATCAAGATAAACACTGTGACTGTGAGTGATTCCCTCACCCCTGTTACATGCTCAAGTTCATAATGTTTTATAGTTATGATCTTAAGCATTATATTTATACTCATCACTTGTGTTGTCTGTTGTAATTGCAACTGCACAATATTGTATTACGCTTTATGATTGCTACAATTGCTGTAAGTAAATGAGTTGTatttaaagcatgatttaaaggCACAAATTAATCTTTgcttatatgaaatatattgatCGAAACTTGTCTTCCGGGACAGCATTCACATTTTATATTGATTTCAGTTATGATGCATATTGCACCGGAAAATATGACATTAATCAGCTTTGGTTTCATCAGTAGAGCAGGATGGCCTGGCCTGTAGCGACACTAAACATTATTTGGAAATAATAACACAATCATAGGTTAATCGAATGCCCTACATCTAATgctaattttatatatagattttttttattttacaggttttACAAGAGTTTAATTAACCGCATTACATGCTTGGGTTTTAGTctaccaccactggctctgcacccatttacccaaatttgttacttcagacttatgtgcctccaGAAGCCTGCATTCTGgaagtgaacgttgcttgattgtgccatcccaaagaagcacaaagtcacttttacagacttttaaattaaatgttccctcctggtggaatgaactccccaactgaatccgagcagctgagtccttagccatcttcaagaatcagcttaaaacacatctcttccatctttatctgtccctctaactttagcattcactattctaattctattcttaacctttttctattctatctgttttctttttattatattatttaaaagcccttgctacgtgtactgtgtttaagctaactatagcacttatatatcattgctcttgttgtttttgattgcttccactgtcctcatttgtaagccactttggataaaagcatctgctaaatgcctaaatgtaaatctaaatggaaatggaaatggaagtcaatgggaagaaggtttaccttcctacatgacaatgacccaaaatcACACAGTAAAACTGAGCACACAGCAGTTGAATGAGAAAAATGTGAATGTCCCTGCAGGATCCAGTCggagcccagacttaaaccccactgaaaatctgtggaatgactggAAGACCACAGTCCACAAACACTCACCATAACATTAAACTGAACTTgggcagttctgcaaagaagagtgcaAATATTGCAAAATCTAGTTAGAGACAAATCCCAACAGACTTAAGGCAGGAATTAAAACAAAAGGTgatttttccaactcagtgaatcttcttttttttctgtgggtGTTCTGTCTTTTACTTGGATGTTATACGCTCCACTGAGTACATACAGctgtataaaacaaaattttGGCTGTCTTCTTTTTAGCCTGCAAATcaacaaaaatatgattattttaaagagGGGATGATTCTTTGTATGATGCATCATCCAGTGTATGATGCTGGTTAATAGTTATGGTTTATATTTTGTGTGAAAGAGAAATCAACAGTCAAACACATGAAAACTTCCCTTGTCACATGCATATGGGATTTCCTAATAGAGACACTTATCATAAACATCTCTGAACTCAACTGCCtcatctggaatatatatttgtaCTAAAACACATTGATGTTATAATCCCATTATGATTATAAATCACTTATACTATACTCCTGTTTTGTTAACCACTTTGGATCACAAAAGTGTCTGGTTAAACAATGTATGTAGATAAGCTGGAATTTATtatagaaataagaaaaaaaaatgcaacatcaGCAGATGTtcagaaacaaataaatgaaattgcacaaaagtaaaaatgtgaatgtaaatagGTTATACTATATAATACCtgattttattcaaaatgtattgaCTCAAAGGTTGTTTTAAGTCTTTTTAAAGATACAGCTGTggtgatattttaaaaatgtgtttattaatgggaaaaaaaagaatTCTCTATAACTATAAATATGAAAGATTTGTTTGTATATTTCTGTTATTGATCCAAGCTGTACACAATTAAACCTTTTTCAATAGTACCTTTTTTTTCCGTTTTTATTGAAACACTCATATTCAACATTTTACAGTATAGCCAGGGCTGGAgacaacagaaaataataataattaaaatatatataaaataataataattaaataaaaacatggaaATGATAGCATAGGCTACATCAACACTTAACAACTTCTTGTTTATCAGATTATACATAGATTTTAGATATTCCTGAACTTCTAGCTcaaaattataatgatttattatcagcataattgcatttatgtatataacattttgccattaaaagtaaattaatccaataatattctttatttaaagGCATGTCACAGgtgaaaaaaactaataaaatacacCTTAAAAATACTCACCGCAGTTGGTGTTTGTGTCATTTTATGAAAGGTTTTTACAGtagctttattttctttttgtccaGTATAAATCTAATGTGTTTTCAGTTATTCTTTTGTTCCTCTTTCAGTTTGTCAAAGGAAATGATCTTTAGCAAACGTCAAAACGggatcagagaggctaagagacagcactccaggaggatagctcatcaattcagcgacagcagagacactaggaacctgtggcaggggatacagaccattacggaatacaagcccccaccacggacctgtgacaacaacatctctctgctgatgagctgaacaccttctttgctcgctttgagcaacaaaacagcaccactgcacagaagactccacctcctcccggcgatcAGGTGATGACACTGACCCCAGACAACGCGAGGAGATCCTTCAagaggatcaatgcacgcaaagctttACGCAGTCCTCTCcaggactgaaaacacagcagcactggccaagaaatcaaatCAGCGTCTCTAcatcctccgcaaactgaggagagccagagccccgccccccataatgtacaccttctacagaggcaccatcgagatcattctgtcgagctgcatcactgtgtggtatggcacctgcaacgcgtcctgccgaaagactctgcaacgcatagtgagagcagctgagaagatcataggtgtctctctcccctccctccaggacatttatggaacaagtctcacccgcaaagccctctgcatcacaggtatcccactcacccatcacacagcttcttcagcctgctgccatcagggaggagactgcagagtctccaggccaggaccagcagactgaaggacagcttcatctaccaggctgtcaggaagctgaactcactaACGAACTTGCCCCCACTCCCCTCTTCTGTCCCAAGCCCCACTGAACtatgatttgcactctatctgccatgt
This genomic interval carries:
- the LOC128017435 gene encoding permeability factor 2 produces the protein MNAFLMLTIIGVSIILSDAVQPLGAGYNSRCVCLKLESRIIPQQNLRRVEILPRGPHCKTTEVIAGLSSGERICLNPRTPWVKKLIQFIERKERVIKKV